One genomic region from Ornithinimicrobium flavum encodes:
- a CDS encoding DNA glycosylase AlkZ-like family protein translates to MTRAAVLSWRLERHHLGARGADSVVDVVERLVAVPAWSGDAALATGLRLDRSATAAPGDEPEGGVAGMLRAALADGRLVKVFTFRGATHLMTPRQAADHLALRAAGRMWERSSWVEHYRLPPAAWPDLRATVRGALADGPLPPVAVAEVVARDPRWAHLREPLSTLGTFLKPFFWQGDVCLGPDADGTPTLAALEDNPRWPGLPELDEVGRRAVTSYLSAYGPAAPARLHYWLGEGLGAGRRRIDRWLTDLAPALATVEVDGEEVLVLADDLEQVVGGPAEDGQAAQSVRLLPGHDQWVLGPGTADTTVVPPEHRQQVTRGANLLLVGGVVRGAWTVRDGVLAVTLGAHPTAVRWWTCSPGRSPTTSPTRWPGSGGCGGRASTWWSSPQGSGEPEAGDVLVRLQS, encoded by the coding sequence ATGACGCGGGCCGCCGTCCTGAGCTGGCGGTTGGAGCGGCACCACCTCGGGGCGAGGGGTGCCGACTCGGTCGTCGACGTGGTGGAACGGCTGGTGGCCGTGCCCGCCTGGTCGGGGGACGCGGCGCTGGCCACCGGGCTCCGCCTGGACCGGTCCGCGACCGCCGCTCCCGGGGACGAGCCGGAGGGTGGAGTTGCCGGGATGCTGAGGGCCGCCCTGGCTGACGGCCGGCTGGTCAAGGTGTTCACCTTCCGCGGCGCGACACACCTGATGACACCGCGGCAGGCGGCCGACCACCTCGCGCTGCGGGCTGCCGGTCGGATGTGGGAGCGGTCCAGCTGGGTCGAGCACTACCGTCTCCCTCCGGCGGCCTGGCCGGACCTGCGGGCCACGGTGCGCGGGGCGCTCGCCGACGGCCCGTTGCCCCCGGTGGCGGTGGCCGAGGTCGTCGCCCGCGACCCTCGCTGGGCCCACCTGCGCGAGCCGCTGTCCACCCTCGGCACGTTCCTCAAACCCTTCTTCTGGCAGGGCGACGTCTGCCTCGGCCCGGACGCCGACGGCACCCCCACGCTGGCGGCCCTCGAGGACAACCCGCGCTGGCCCGGACTGCCCGAGCTGGACGAGGTAGGACGGCGGGCGGTGACCTCGTACCTGTCCGCCTACGGCCCGGCCGCGCCGGCCCGGCTGCACTACTGGCTGGGGGAGGGTCTCGGAGCGGGGAGGCGCCGCATCGACCGGTGGCTCACGGACCTCGCCCCGGCACTGGCCACGGTGGAGGTCGACGGGGAGGAGGTCCTGGTCCTCGCCGACGATCTCGAGCAGGTGGTCGGCGGGCCGGCTGAGGACGGGCAGGCCGCACAGTCCGTGCGGCTGCTGCCGGGCCACGACCAGTGGGTGCTCGGCCCCGGCACCGCCGACACGACCGTGGTCCCGCCCGAGCACCGGCAGCAGGTCACGCGCGGTGCCAACCTGCTCCTGGTGGGTGGCGTGGTGAGGGGCGCCTGGACGGTGCGGGACGGGGTGCTCGCGGTCACCCTGGGGGCGCATCCGACGGCGGTCCGGTGGTGGACCTGCTCACCGGGCCGCTCGCCGACGACCTCGCCGACCAGGTGGCCCGGGTCGGGGGGCTGCGGGGGGAGAGCCTCGACCTGGTGGTCGAGTCCCCAGGGATCCGGCGAGCCTGAGGCTGGCGATGTCCTCGTACGACTACAGTCGTAG
- a CDS encoding citrate/2-methylcitrate synthase translates to MTSTQIVAPAGLKDVVVADTRTGDVRGSEGFYHFRQYSAVELARTRSFEDVCHLMLEGTLPSPHESAALQARLAAASELPAELVTVLPQIAAAGPDRASLARLRTAVSHLGAVEGFGPTYGADPDQIRADVLRLVATVPVIQAALHRLRAGLEPLPARPELGAAGSWLWMLTGKEPGPRETAAVSAYLTLTVDHGFSASTFAARVVTSAGSDVASAVGAAIGTFAGPLHGGAPDRALDALDDIGSADRARAWVRGKVAAGERIMGFGHAVYRTMDPRAALLRTIALDLGGPLADLAVRVETEVVEALAELKPGRELHTNVEFYAGVVMELCGIPREMFTPTFATARVVGWGAHILEQAGSSKIYRPAARYVGPPAPEPVPA, encoded by the coding sequence ATGACCAGCACCCAGATCGTGGCTCCCGCCGGGCTCAAGGACGTCGTCGTCGCGGACACCCGCACCGGCGACGTGCGTGGGAGCGAGGGCTTCTACCACTTCCGTCAGTACTCCGCCGTCGAGCTGGCCCGGACCCGCTCCTTCGAGGACGTGTGCCACCTCATGCTCGAGGGCACCCTGCCCTCCCCCCATGAGTCGGCCGCCCTCCAGGCCCGCCTCGCGGCCGCCTCGGAGCTGCCTGCGGAGCTGGTGACCGTCCTGCCGCAGATCGCGGCGGCCGGTCCCGACCGCGCCTCGCTCGCCCGGCTGCGCACGGCGGTGTCGCACCTGGGGGCCGTCGAGGGGTTTGGCCCCACCTACGGTGCCGACCCGGACCAGATCCGGGCGGACGTCCTGCGGCTGGTCGCGACCGTTCCGGTCATCCAGGCCGCGCTCCACCGCCTCCGGGCCGGGCTGGAGCCGCTGCCGGCCCGGCCCGAGCTGGGCGCCGCCGGCAGCTGGCTGTGGATGCTGACCGGGAAGGAGCCGGGCCCGCGCGAGACGGCGGCGGTGTCGGCATACCTGACCCTGACCGTGGACCACGGCTTCAGTGCCTCGACGTTCGCCGCCCGGGTCGTGACGTCCGCCGGGTCCGACGTGGCCTCCGCGGTCGGGGCGGCCATCGGCACCTTCGCCGGGCCGCTCCACGGCGGCGCCCCGGACCGGGCCCTGGACGCGCTCGACGACATCGGTTCGGCGGACCGGGCCCGGGCGTGGGTGCGCGGGAAGGTGGCGGCCGGCGAGCGGATCATGGGTTTCGGGCACGCCGTCTACCGGACCATGGACCCGCGCGCGGCGCTGCTGCGGACGATCGCGCTGGACCTCGGTGGCCCGCTGGCGGACCTCGCCGTGCGGGTCGAGACCGAGGTCGTGGAGGCGCTGGCCGAGCTCAAGCCCGGTCGCGAGCTGCACACGAACGTCGAGTTCTACGCGGGTGTGGTGATGGAGCTGTGCGGGATCCCCCGCGAGATGTTCACGCCGACCTTCGCCACCGCCCGGGTGGTCGGCTGGGGCGCCCACATCCTCGAGCAGGCCGGCAGCAGCAAGATCTACCGCCCGGCGGCTCGCTACGTCGGCCCCCCGGCGCCGGAGCCCGTGCCGGCCTGA
- a CDS encoding heavy metal translocating P-type ATPase: MGTVAVGGFVRNNPVVGLTLLVGAVVLSLLGLGHDGPARLLATAYVAVIVAVTAVGMVKDILRGHWGLDILAVIAMVATLAVGEYVAALIIVLMLTGGEALEAFAARRARADLTALLDRAPRRARRLDGDGGQTDIEVDAVRPGDVLLVRPAEVVPVDGELLDAGGVFDESSLTGESLPVERVRGEALMSGAVNGERAVRMRATAIAADSQYQRIIALVAEAEGSKARTVRLADRFAVPFTAVSLVIAGLAWWASGDPVRFAEVLVLATPCPLLIAAPVAFMGGMSRSARAGVIVKGGATLEGLARAASVAFDKTGTLSHGRPTLAAVRPAAGLTQDDLLRLAASTEAFSSHVLADGVLRAAEERGLPLSPGREAYEIATNGVQALIEGRTVRVGKLAFVREVDPSASTTPLEPGQTAVSVAVDGRFAGSLVLKDALRDNAAATVQVLRDRGVANVAMLTGDNEVTARTLADGAGITQVHAGLLPEDKVRLVSTLPPPVVMVGDGVNDAPVLAAADVGIAMGARGSTAASESADVVIVKDDLGKVAMALEIGRDTYRVAMTAILIGVVLSLGLMVVAAFGHIPAVVGALTQEVVDLVCILYALRALAGRTSHPDLELASGRSRTGQGMPVLGGSAAGQGT, encoded by the coding sequence ATGGGCACCGTCGCCGTCGGAGGGTTCGTGCGGAACAACCCCGTCGTAGGGCTGACGCTGCTCGTCGGTGCGGTCGTGCTGTCGCTGCTGGGGCTGGGCCACGACGGCCCGGCGCGGCTGCTGGCCACGGCCTACGTCGCGGTGATCGTCGCGGTGACGGCGGTGGGGATGGTCAAGGACATCCTGCGGGGTCACTGGGGGCTCGACATCCTTGCCGTCATCGCCATGGTGGCCACGCTGGCCGTCGGGGAGTATGTCGCGGCCCTCATCATCGTGTTGATGCTCACCGGTGGCGAGGCGCTGGAGGCCTTCGCGGCCCGACGGGCTCGGGCGGATCTCACCGCGCTGCTGGACCGGGCTCCGCGACGGGCCCGGCGCCTGGACGGGGACGGGGGCCAGACCGACATCGAGGTGGACGCGGTGCGTCCCGGCGACGTGCTCCTCGTGCGGCCGGCCGAGGTCGTGCCCGTCGACGGGGAGCTGCTGGACGCGGGGGGCGTCTTCGACGAGTCGTCGCTGACGGGGGAGAGCCTGCCCGTGGAGCGGGTGCGCGGCGAGGCGCTGATGAGTGGGGCGGTCAACGGCGAGCGGGCCGTGCGGATGCGGGCCACCGCGATCGCCGCGGACTCGCAGTACCAGCGGATCATCGCCCTCGTCGCCGAGGCGGAGGGGTCCAAGGCCCGGACGGTGCGGCTCGCCGACCGCTTCGCCGTGCCCTTCACCGCGGTCTCGCTGGTCATCGCCGGACTGGCCTGGTGGGCCTCCGGCGACCCGGTGCGCTTCGCGGAGGTGCTGGTGCTGGCCACCCCCTGCCCGCTGCTCATCGCCGCACCGGTGGCCTTCATGGGCGGCATGAGCCGGTCGGCGCGGGCCGGCGTCATCGTCAAGGGCGGGGCGACCCTGGAGGGTCTGGCCCGTGCCGCGTCCGTCGCCTTCGACAAGACCGGCACCCTGAGCCACGGCCGACCCACCCTCGCCGCCGTCCGACCCGCCGCGGGTCTGACGCAGGACGACCTCCTTCGCCTGGCCGCCTCCACCGAGGCCTTCTCCTCCCACGTCCTGGCCGACGGGGTGCTGCGGGCCGCCGAGGAGCGCGGGCTGCCGCTGTCTCCCGGCCGGGAGGCGTACGAGATCGCGACGAACGGTGTCCAGGCGTTGATCGAGGGACGCACCGTGCGGGTCGGCAAGCTCGCCTTCGTCCGGGAGGTGGACCCCTCCGCCTCGACCACGCCCCTGGAACCGGGGCAGACCGCGGTGTCGGTCGCGGTGGACGGGCGCTTCGCGGGGAGTCTGGTGCTCAAGGACGCACTGCGCGACAACGCGGCCGCGACCGTGCAGGTGCTGCGGGACCGGGGCGTGGCCAACGTCGCCATGCTCACCGGTGACAACGAGGTCACGGCACGCACGCTGGCCGACGGGGCGGGCATCACGCAGGTGCACGCCGGCCTGCTGCCGGAGGACAAGGTGCGCCTGGTCAGCACCCTGCCGCCCCCCGTGGTGATGGTCGGCGACGGGGTGAACGACGCTCCCGTGCTGGCCGCCGCCGACGTGGGGATCGCCATGGGCGCCCGCGGGTCGACCGCCGCCAGCGAGTCGGCGGACGTGGTCATCGTCAAGGACGACCTCGGTAAGGTCGCCATGGCCCTGGAGATCGGGCGTGACACCTACCGCGTCGCGATGACGGCGATCCTCATCGGTGTCGTGCTCAGCCTCGGCCTCATGGTGGTGGCCGCCTTCGGTCACATCCCCGCCGTCGTCGGCGCCCTCACCCAGGAGGTCGTGGACCTCGTGTGCATCCTCTACGCGCTCCGCGCGCTCGCGGGCCGCACGAGCCACCCCGACCTCGAGCTGGCGAGCGGTCGGTCCCGGACCGGCCAGGGTATGCCGGTGCTGGGCGGGTCCGCGGCCGGACAGGGCACCTGA
- a CDS encoding helix-turn-helix domain-containing protein: protein MSSYDYSRSPTTLSTNEDKTMAIRTQVEELGRALRARRLSAGLSQEAVCRSAGVARSWLSKVEAGHHGGAEVQKVLDLAAVLGLTVSLIPAEPMDPSRPARPASTPALPPPTPARPPAWSGGDPFDHLFD from the coding sequence ATGTCCTCGTACGACTACAGTCGTAGTCCGACAACGCTGTCCACGAACGAGGACAAGACGATGGCCATCAGGACGCAGGTGGAAGAGCTGGGTCGGGCCTTGCGGGCGCGGCGCCTCTCGGCCGGGCTGAGCCAGGAGGCGGTATGCCGCTCGGCCGGGGTCGCCCGGTCGTGGTTGTCGAAGGTGGAGGCGGGGCATCACGGCGGCGCCGAGGTGCAGAAGGTGCTCGACCTCGCGGCCGTCCTCGGGCTGACGGTCTCGCTGATCCCTGCCGAACCCATGGATCCGTCCCGACCGGCCAGGCCGGCCTCCACCCCGGCTCTCCCTCCGCCGACGCCCGCCCGGCCACCTGCCTGGTCCGGCGGCGACCCGTTCGATCACCTCTTCGACTAG
- a CDS encoding winged helix DNA-binding domain-containing protein, protein MSADRPVRHVDDQERRARLAVRHAVHPAHRVADTLAATRAMTVLHATEAATVHLAVAARTDAVGPADVDRALYKDRCVLKQLAMRRTLFVLPRDLLPAALGSASARVAVEQRRLVARDAVAHGAAADGEAWLRAATEAVLARLEVSGPLSARALREEVPELTGTFTVSPGKTYGGTSHIAPRVLTLLGAEGRIVRGPNAGHWRLSRPTWTLMRDWIGGPVSVLGSQEGYAELVRRWLRTFGPGTVEDLQWWLGSTKTAARTALADCGAVPVSLDGGATGWLLPDDVEPVAAVEPWAALLPTLDPTTMGWRGREFYLDPAHTPYLFDTNGNAGTTAWWEGRIVGAWVQDEDARVRVVSLPGNTLPPEAIEALDAQADRLTSWLGVRISNVYSSQLMKGARLP, encoded by the coding sequence GTGAGCGCGGACCGGCCCGTCCGGCACGTCGACGACCAGGAGCGCCGGGCCCGGCTCGCGGTCCGGCACGCCGTGCACCCCGCGCACCGGGTCGCCGACACCCTGGCCGCCACCCGGGCGATGACGGTGCTGCACGCGACCGAGGCGGCGACCGTCCACCTCGCCGTGGCCGCCCGGACCGACGCCGTCGGTCCGGCGGACGTCGACCGCGCGCTCTACAAGGACCGCTGCGTGCTCAAGCAGCTGGCGATGCGCCGCACCCTCTTCGTCCTCCCCCGTGACCTGCTCCCCGCGGCGCTCGGCAGCGCGTCGGCCCGCGTGGCCGTCGAGCAGCGGCGCCTCGTCGCCCGGGACGCCGTCGCCCACGGGGCGGCCGCCGACGGGGAGGCCTGGCTGAGGGCGGCCACGGAGGCGGTGCTGGCCCGGCTGGAGGTCTCCGGGCCCCTCAGCGCGCGGGCGCTCCGGGAGGAGGTGCCGGAGCTCACCGGGACCTTCACCGTCAGCCCGGGCAAGACCTACGGCGGCACCTCCCACATCGCCCCGCGCGTGCTGACCCTCCTGGGGGCCGAGGGCCGAATCGTGCGTGGGCCCAACGCCGGCCACTGGCGGCTGTCCCGGCCGACGTGGACGCTGATGCGGGACTGGATCGGTGGACCCGTCTCGGTCCTCGGGTCGCAGGAGGGGTATGCCGAGCTGGTCCGCCGGTGGCTGCGCACCTTCGGCCCGGGCACGGTCGAGGACCTGCAGTGGTGGCTGGGGTCGACGAAGACCGCGGCGCGGACCGCCCTGGCGGACTGCGGTGCCGTGCCGGTGTCGCTCGACGGCGGGGCCACCGGCTGGCTGCTGCCCGACGACGTCGAGCCCGTAGCCGCCGTCGAGCCCTGGGCGGCGCTCCTGCCGACCCTGGACCCCACCACGATGGGGTGGCGGGGGCGGGAGTTCTACCTGGACCCGGCGCACACCCCATACCTCTTCGACACCAACGGCAACGCCGGCACGACCGCCTGGTGGGAGGGCCGCATCGTGGGGGCCTGGGTGCAGGACGAGGACGCGCGGGTGCGGGTCGTTTCCCTCCCCGGGAACACGCTGCCGCCGGAGGCGATCGAGGCCCTCGACGCGCAGGCGGACCGCCTCACTTCCTGGCTGGGGGTGCGGATCAGCAACGTCTACAGCTCGCAGCTGATGAAGGGGGCCCGGCTCCCCTAG
- a CDS encoding citrate synthase, which yields MSDEGELTTAQVADYLGVKVQTVYAYVSRGVLAPLRRDPAGGSIFALADVRELVTGPRAGRRRPATSEDVRTSITEVGAGRLAYRGHDVRNLVGHASFEEVRALLTGHPEDVEPVRPTPSEEQHLAALLAVLPPGTGLLDRLKHAVLVARATDPGRQDRRPGSVAHAGRRAATFMARAVPGAGTRGSSLGELLHTALEPCPGPVVDAGLVLLADHDLAVSTTAVRVAVSSGADPFSALLAGLAAADSPRHLTSSVQVVDWLGPALTAPQEALDGALVADRAPGFGHVVYTEQDPRAQVLLKLIRSDVGAQRWDALRWLEAELVDRRGWVLTVDVALALLVLTYRLPRWGGAALFACARTAGWTAHALEELAEPGMRFRLRGVYSGPR from the coding sequence ATGAGCGACGAGGGGGAGCTGACCACCGCCCAGGTCGCCGACTACCTGGGCGTCAAGGTGCAGACGGTGTACGCCTACGTCAGCCGCGGCGTCCTCGCCCCCCTGCGTCGGGACCCCGCCGGCGGCAGCATCTTCGCCCTCGCCGACGTCCGGGAGCTGGTCACGGGCCCGCGGGCGGGCCGGCGCCGACCGGCGACCAGCGAGGACGTACGCACCTCGATCACCGAGGTGGGTGCCGGGCGCCTGGCCTACCGGGGCCACGACGTCCGGAACCTGGTGGGCCACGCCTCGTTCGAGGAGGTCCGCGCGCTCCTCACCGGGCACCCGGAGGATGTGGAGCCCGTGCGGCCGACGCCCTCGGAGGAACAGCACCTCGCCGCGCTCCTCGCGGTGCTCCCTCCGGGGACGGGCCTGCTCGACCGGCTCAAGCACGCGGTCCTCGTGGCCAGGGCGACCGATCCCGGTCGGCAGGACCGCCGCCCCGGGTCCGTCGCCCACGCCGGTCGCCGGGCCGCCACCTTCATGGCGCGCGCCGTCCCGGGTGCGGGGACACGGGGGTCCTCCCTCGGCGAGCTGCTCCATACCGCGCTCGAGCCGTGCCCGGGACCCGTCGTCGACGCCGGCCTTGTCCTGCTGGCCGACCACGACCTGGCGGTGTCCACGACCGCCGTGCGGGTGGCGGTGTCGTCGGGCGCGGACCCCTTCAGCGCTCTGCTCGCCGGGCTGGCTGCGGCCGACAGCCCCCGGCACCTCACCTCCTCCGTGCAGGTGGTGGACTGGCTGGGCCCGGCGCTCACCGCGCCCCAGGAGGCGCTCGACGGGGCGCTGGTCGCCGACCGGGCACCGGGCTTCGGTCACGTGGTCTACACCGAGCAGGACCCCCGGGCGCAGGTGCTCCTCAAGCTGATCCGGTCGGACGTCGGGGCGCAGCGGTGGGACGCGCTGCGGTGGCTGGAGGCCGAGCTGGTCGACCGTCGCGGGTGGGTGCTGACCGTCGACGTCGCCCTGGCCCTGCTCGTCCTGACCTACCGGCTCCCGCGCTGGGGCGGCGCCGCGCTCTTCGCGTGCGCCCGCACCGCGGGCTGGACCGCGCACGCCCTGGAGGAGCTGGCCGAGCCGGGGATGCGCTTCCGGCTGCGGGGGGTCTACAGCGGCCCGCGCTGA
- a CDS encoding DUF664 domain-containing protein, producing the protein MGDTGHFDAHATSYDDPAKARRAHDVARAVVAAGAARPGPTGTVRLLEYGAGTGLVTQALSALVDDLSATLADASSGMRGVMQDKVASGALPVDARIVHLDLEQEPTPAERFDLVVSSLVLHHVRDLDRVLAGLAELLDEGGHLCVADLDREDGSFHATVHGFSGHDGFDREELAQRMRSAGFAEVSVADCTSLDKDGRTYSVFLATGRRPGRPPTDLKGWLHHYLRAAQESLLWKLEGLSEYDVRRPLTPTGTNLLGLVKHLAGVELGYLGDTFGRPSGIPLPWYDDGAADNADMWATPQESREEILDLYRRAWAHGDGTVEALDLDAPGRVAHWPDDRADVTLGQILVHLTTETYRHAGHADILRELLDGRVGLREGRTNLPDLGEEDWAAHHERLEAAAREADRGEG; encoded by the coding sequence ATGGGAGACACCGGCCACTTCGACGCCCACGCCACGTCCTACGACGACCCGGCCAAGGCCCGCCGCGCCCACGACGTCGCCCGGGCCGTCGTGGCGGCGGGAGCCGCCAGGCCGGGTCCGACCGGCACCGTTCGGCTGCTGGAGTACGGCGCGGGGACGGGGCTGGTCACGCAGGCCCTGTCCGCCCTGGTCGACGACCTCTCGGCGACGCTGGCCGACGCCTCCTCCGGCATGAGGGGCGTGATGCAGGACAAGGTGGCGTCGGGGGCGCTGCCGGTGGACGCCCGCATCGTGCACCTGGACCTCGAGCAGGAGCCGACCCCGGCCGAGCGCTTCGACCTGGTCGTCTCCTCCCTGGTCCTGCACCACGTCCGCGACCTGGACCGGGTCCTGGCCGGTCTCGCCGAGCTCCTCGACGAGGGCGGGCACCTGTGCGTGGCCGACCTCGACCGCGAGGACGGCTCGTTCCACGCCACGGTGCATGGCTTCTCCGGTCACGACGGCTTCGACCGCGAGGAGCTGGCGCAGCGGATGCGGTCGGCGGGCTTCGCCGAGGTGAGCGTCGCCGACTGCACCTCCCTCGACAAGGACGGCAGGACCTACTCCGTCTTCCTGGCCACCGGCCGCCGACCCGGCCGGCCCCCGACCGACCTCAAGGGGTGGCTGCACCACTACCTGCGGGCGGCCCAGGAGTCGTTGCTCTGGAAGCTCGAGGGGCTGTCGGAGTATGACGTGCGCCGTCCGCTCACCCCGACCGGCACCAACCTGCTGGGTCTGGTCAAGCACCTCGCCGGCGTCGAGCTGGGCTACCTCGGCGACACCTTCGGACGCCCGAGCGGGATCCCGCTGCCGTGGTACGACGACGGCGCCGCGGACAACGCCGACATGTGGGCGACGCCGCAGGAGTCCCGCGAGGAGATCCTCGACCTCTACCGCCGCGCCTGGGCGCACGGCGACGGGACCGTCGAGGCGCTGGACCTCGACGCGCCGGGACGGGTGGCGCACTGGCCGGACGACCGCGCGGACGTGACCCTCGGGCAGATCCTGGTCCACCTGACGACCGAGACCTACCGGCACGCCGGTCACGCCGACATCCTCCGTGAGCTTCTTGACGGGCGGGTGGGGCTCCGCGAGGGCCGGACCAACCTGCCCGACCTGGGGGAGGAGGACTGGGCCGCCCACCACGAGCGGCTCGAGGCGGCCGCCCGCGAGGCCGACCGGGGCGAGGGGTGA
- a CDS encoding VOC family protein: MTLRLAMVTADTTDPTTLATWWAEQLGAKVTDDHGGTFAMVRGGGLPVVLAFQQVDAVTPGKNRLHLDLMSPDVEAEVERLLSAGASLVGRRGDESFAWVTLADPDGNEFCVAPGQ, translated from the coding sequence ATGACTCTCAGACTGGCCATGGTCACCGCAGACACGACGGACCCGACGACGCTGGCGACCTGGTGGGCCGAGCAGCTGGGCGCGAAGGTCACCGACGACCACGGCGGCACCTTCGCCATGGTGCGGGGCGGTGGCCTGCCGGTCGTCCTGGCCTTCCAGCAGGTCGACGCCGTCACCCCGGGCAAGAACCGGTTGCACCTGGATCTCATGTCGCCCGACGTGGAGGCGGAGGTCGAGCGGCTCCTGTCCGCCGGGGCCAGCCTGGTCGGCCGGCGGGGGGACGAGAGCTTCGCCTGGGTGACCCTGGCCGACCCGGACGGCAACGAGTTCTGCGTCGCGCCCGGCCAGTGA